A genomic segment from Peromyscus maniculatus bairdii isolate BWxNUB_F1_BW_parent chromosome 11, HU_Pman_BW_mat_3.1, whole genome shotgun sequence encodes:
- the Zbtb37 gene encoding zinc finger and BTB domain-containing protein 37: protein MTMEKSGNIQLEIPDFSNSVLSHLNQLRMQGRLCDIVVNVQGQAFRAHKVVLAASSPYFRDHMSLNEMSTVSISVIKNPTVFEQLLSFCYTGRICLQLADIISYLTAASFLQMQHIIDKCTQILEGIHFKINVAEVEAELSQTRTKLPERPPESHRVTPNLNRSLSPRHNATKGNWRGQVSAVLDIRELSPPEESTSPQIIEQSSDVESREPILRINRAGQWYVETGLADPGPQSADEVRVLGAVHIKTENLEEWLGPENQPSGEDGSSAEEVTAMVIDTTGHGSIGQESYTLASSGAKVARPTSSEVDRFSPSGSVVSVTERYRARSESPGRMDEPKQLSSQVEESAMMGVSGYVEYLREQEVSERWFRYNPRLTCIYCAKSFNQKGSLDRHMRLHMGITPFVCRMCGKKYTRKDQLEYHIRKHTGNKPFHCHVCGKSFPFQAILNQHFRKNHPGCIPLEGPHSISPETTVTSRQAEEGSPSQEETVAPGECAQGSVSTTGPD, encoded by the exons ATGACCATGGAGAAAAGTGGGAACATACAATTGGAGATCCCTGACTTCAGCAACtctgttctgagccatctcaaccaGCTACGAATGCAAGGCCGTCTCTGTGATATTGTGGTCAATGTGCAAGGACAAGCTTTTCGGGCTCACAAAGTAGTCCTGGCTGCCAGCTCTCCTTATTTCCGGGATCACATGTCCTTGAATGAAATGAGTACTGTGTCCATTTCTGTCATCAAGAACCCTACTGTTTTTGAACAGctcctttctttctgttacaCAGGGCGGATATGCCTGCAACTAGCAGATATTATCAGCTACCTAACAGCCGCTAGTTTTCTGCAGATGCAACATATTATAGACAAATGTACACAGATCCTAGAGGgcattcatttcaaaataaatgtggCTGAGGTGGAAGCAGAATTAAGTCAAACGAGGACAAAGCTCCCAGAGAGACCTCCAGAATCTCACAGGGTTACACCAAATCTAAACCGCTCACTTAGCCCACGACACAATGCTACAAAGGGGAACTGGAGAGGACAGGTCAGTGCTGTGCTGGATATCAGAGAGCTCAGCCCCCCTGAGGAGTCTACCAGTCCTCAGATCATCGAACAGAGTTCCGATGTAGAGAGCCGGGAGCCCATTCTTCGAATCAACAGAGCAGGACAGTGGTATGTGGAGACAGGACTAGCAGACCCGGGGCCGCAGAGTGCGGATGAAGTTAGGGTTCTTGGAGCAGTCCACATCAAAACTGAAAATCTGGAAGAGTGGCTGGGGCCTGAGAATCAGCCTTCTGGAGAAGATGGGAGCAGTGCAGAGGAGGTCACAGCCATGGTAATTGACACCACAGGCCACGGCTCTATAGGACAAGAAAGTTACACTTTAGCGTCTTCAGGAGCCAAGGTAGCCCGGCCAACCAGCAGTGAAGTTGATAG ATTTAGTCCCTCCGGCAGTGTTGTTTCCGTGACAGAAAGATACAGAGCCAGAAGTGAGTCTCCTGGGAGAATGGATGAGCCTAAGCAACTTAGCTCCCAG GTAGAAGAGTCAGCAATGATGGGAGTAAGCGGCTATGTGGAGTATCTCCGAGAACAGGAAGTATCTGAGCGGTGGTTCCGGTATAACCCCCGTCTCACCTGCATCTACTGTGCCAAATCTTTCAACCAAAAGGGAAGTCTGGACCGCCACATGCGCCTGCATATGGGAATTACACCATTTGTCTGCCGAATGTGTGGCAAAAAGTATACCCGGAAAGATCAGCTGGAATATCACATCCGCAAGCACACAGGCAACAAGCCTTTTCACTGTCATGTTTGTGGCAAAAGTTTCCCCTTCCAGGCCATCTTGAATCAGCACTTTCGAAAAAACCACCCTGGCTGTATACCCCTGGAAGGGCCTCATAGCATTTCTCCTGAAACAACTGTCACATCTCGGCAAGCTGAAGAAGGGTCACCTTCGCAGGAAGAAACAGTTGCCCCTGGGGAATGTGCCCAGGGCTCAGTGTCTACTACTGGGCCAGATTGA
- the LOC102912131 gene encoding uncharacterized protein LOC102912131 translates to MGRNGPEHRPGSETPRPLLRSGRRAGRKSVTLRPPLPGAFLTGAPSPQPLLLREAEAGLDAPAATPPSGRCGAGPAGELEGGKEVGLEEESAAQGRDLSGRSGGPCVVTSRRVYILGAAAISAFPRCEPRCGRNGAVDLSGALAGIIQTVLGQRWMKSEDLWKKLE, encoded by the exons ATGGGCCGGAATGGGCCGGAACACCGTCCCGGAAGTGAAaccccccgccccctcctccgGAGCGGGCGACGTGCCGGAAGGAAATCAGTCACCCTCAGACCGCCCCTCCCCGGCGCTTTCCTTACGGGAGCCCCCTCCCCTCAGCCCTTACTCCTCAGGGAGGCGGAGGCCGGGCTGGACGCGCCCGCGGCGACTCCGCCCTCCGGGCGGTGTGGGGCGGGGCCAGCGGGAGAACTTGAGGGCGGGAaggaggtggggctggaggaggagtCTGCGGCTCAGGGGCGGGACCTAAGTGGACGCAGCGGAGGGCCGTGCGTCGTGACGTCACGGAGAGTTTATATACTGGGCGCAGCCGCCATATCGGCCTTTCCGCGCTGTGAGCCACGTTGTGGTCG GAATGGTGCTGTGGACCTCTCAGGGGCTCTTGCTGGCATCATACAGACAG ttctgggACAAAGATGGATGAAGAGTGAG GACCTATGGAAAAAGCTGGAATAA